A region of Thermobifida halotolerans DNA encodes the following proteins:
- a CDS encoding DinB family protein, whose protein sequence is MTETSVGSRGDMRPPGFSTDEKTTLLTFLDYLRESVAAKLAGLTEEQAREPRVPSGTSLLWLVKHLTAVEFDWFAWAYAGVDAPFRNYRLQPTAEETVESVLAAYREAVRHSNEIVRACVDLDRPGVRSVRENERPPSLRWVLVHMVEETARHAGHADILRELTDGAVGR, encoded by the coding sequence GTGACGGAGACGAGTGTCGGCTCCCGCGGCGACATGCGTCCGCCGGGCTTCAGCACCGACGAGAAGACCACCCTGTTGACGTTCCTCGACTACCTGCGCGAGTCGGTCGCCGCCAAGCTGGCGGGACTGACCGAGGAACAGGCCCGCGAACCCCGGGTACCGTCCGGCACCAGCCTGCTGTGGCTGGTCAAGCACCTGACCGCGGTGGAGTTCGACTGGTTCGCCTGGGCCTATGCCGGAGTCGACGCCCCGTTCCGGAACTACCGGCTCCAGCCCACCGCCGAGGAGACGGTCGAGAGTGTGCTGGCCGCCTACCGGGAGGCGGTCCGGCACTCCAACGAGATCGTGCGCGCCTGCGTCGACCTGGACCGCCCCGGCGTGCGCTCGGTGCGCGAGAACGAGCGGCCGCCGTCGCTGCGCTGGGTACTGGTCCACATGGTCGAGGAGACCGCCCGCCACGCCGGTCACGCCGACATCCTGCGGGAACTGACCGACGGAGCGGTGGGGCGATAA
- a CDS encoding SAM-dependent methyltransferase, protein MGGKDNFEIDRQAALSLVKVSPEMLDVARENRLFLYRAVRYLAREAGIRQFIDMGSGMPTKDNVHQVAQAFQPDARVVYIDIDPIVLAHGRAILADNPNTTVITADMARSDEILASKELRSLIDFDEPVALLYFSVLHCLPDEADPRGALWTLLDAVPSGSHLAVSHLCSDDVAAGDAFTEGMLALGPWGRVRRPAELRAFVEGLESVEPGIVDVSQWRPDPDQPPLSPAPAPLRPYLGRATEGKKIWELGGVFRKP, encoded by the coding sequence ATGGGCGGCAAGGACAACTTCGAGATCGACCGGCAGGCCGCGCTCTCCCTGGTCAAGGTCTCACCGGAGATGCTCGACGTCGCGAGGGAGAACCGCCTCTTCCTCTACCGCGCGGTGCGCTACCTCGCCCGCGAGGCGGGAATCCGCCAGTTCATCGACATGGGCAGCGGAATGCCGACCAAGGACAACGTGCACCAGGTCGCCCAGGCGTTCCAGCCCGACGCCAGGGTCGTCTACATCGACATCGACCCCATCGTGCTGGCGCACGGGCGCGCGATCCTCGCCGACAACCCCAACACCACGGTGATCACGGCCGACATGGCCAGATCCGACGAGATCCTCGCCAGCAAGGAGCTGCGCTCCCTCATCGACTTCGACGAACCGGTCGCCCTGCTGTACTTCTCCGTCCTGCACTGCCTGCCGGACGAGGCCGACCCCAGGGGCGCGCTGTGGACCCTGCTCGACGCGGTCCCCTCCGGCAGTCACCTCGCCGTCTCCCACCTGTGCAGCGACGACGTGGCGGCGGGCGACGCCTTCACCGAGGGGATGCTCGCCCTGGGACCCTGGGGACGGGTGCGCCGCCCGGCGGAACTGCGCGCGTTCGTCGAGGGCCTGGAGTCCGTCGAGCCGGGCATCGTCGACGTCTCCCAGTGGCGCCCCGACCCCGACCAGCCGCCCCTCAGCCCGGCGCCCGCGCCCCTGCGCCCCTACCTCGGACGCGCCACGGAGGGCAAGAAGATCTGGGAACTCGGCGGCGTCTTCCGCAAGCCCTGA
- a CDS encoding DUF5710 domain-containing protein, which translates to MADRRIWLDVPFAEKDEAKAAGARWDPKARRWYAPRPGMAALERWAAAPEVPDLLPGEDRSLGSGLFVDLVPSTCWFTNVRSCVEPRDWERLRRMITRRAHHRCEICGAREDRTVRRWLEAHERWVYDERARVQTLRRLICLCTDCHTVTHFGLAQVRGLAAQAFAHLREVTGMTEAQARRHVEDAFDVWEERSRVTWTLDLSMLTDAGIRPAPPPEAADRAAIAEERLRAEYGTRRRQ; encoded by the coding sequence ATGGCGGACCGGCGGATCTGGCTGGACGTCCCGTTCGCGGAGAAGGACGAGGCCAAGGCGGCGGGCGCCCGCTGGGACCCGAAGGCCAGGCGGTGGTACGCGCCCCGGCCGGGCATGGCCGCACTGGAGCGGTGGGCCGCCGCACCCGAGGTTCCCGACCTGCTGCCCGGAGAGGACCGCTCGCTCGGCTCCGGGCTCTTCGTCGACCTGGTGCCCAGCACCTGCTGGTTCACCAACGTCCGCTCCTGCGTGGAACCCCGCGACTGGGAGCGGCTGCGCCGGATGATCACCCGCCGGGCCCACCACCGCTGCGAGATCTGCGGCGCGCGGGAGGACCGCACGGTGCGGCGGTGGCTGGAGGCGCACGAACGCTGGGTCTACGACGAGCGCGCCCGCGTGCAGACCCTGCGCCGCCTGATCTGCCTGTGCACCGACTGCCACACCGTCACCCACTTCGGCCTCGCCCAGGTGCGCGGCCTGGCCGCCCAGGCGTTCGCGCACCTGAGGGAGGTCACCGGCATGACCGAGGCGCAGGCCCGCCGCCACGTCGAGGACGCCTTCGACGTGTGGGAGGAGCGGTCGCGGGTCACGTGGACACTGGACCTGAGCATGCTCACCGACGCGGGCATCCGCCCGGCCCCGCCACCGGAGGCCGCCGACCGCGCCGCGATCGCCGAGGAGCGCCTTCGCGCGGAGTACGGGACCCGTCGGCGGCAGTGA
- a CDS encoding DEAD/DEAH box helicase translates to MTTTLDPIAVSTLISDSYRRYLRSLLPLRDPALARALNAQISASPLLTKGPLLEATPPYRTGATPRQLVAEGVLSAGFTAPDGPAIHLDRPLYLHQEQAIRKARAGRNLVVATGTGSGKTESFLVPILNELEEQHRRGELGPGVRAILLYPMNALANDQLKRLRELLGASPHITFGRYTGETKETRQQALEAFRALHGQEPPPNELISREQMRRRPPHLLLTNYAMLEYLLLRPADLDLFEGEHAGHWRFVALDEAHVYDGAKAAELAMLLRRLRDRVAPGQPLQCIATSATVGDNPEAVMTFASRLFFGAPFEWDATDPDRQDLVSATRRTDPPGEPWGPLPAAEYTAVGRSADPEAALAAAARRHGASDDSAYHALAAEKRMRKLRALLAEGGPQPLESLAARLFADDPDATGRDRVTALAAMVALGSSVRDDGDPLLSARYHLFTRATDGAFACLSGPHVFLSRHEHCPDCQAPAFEIAACKRCGDTYLVGGREPVGTTTRLRPQRTPREQAIWVHLGSDPVVVDDDDDTLEEESAATTFEEHRLCAGCGALNSGKTVTCTDTCVGRSLRTVRILSTRHGRPSGCLSCGARGADMVRRLESGNEAAAAVVATALYQALPEDPDPAVADRPGGGRKLLMFSDSRQAAAFFAPYLEGSYGLLQQRRLLLDGLERGFDPDDEFRVDDLVEHTARQAARAGYFERRVSKQERRRTVEPWVMRELVATDDRQSLEGRGLLRVHMERPEGVRLPPALTGLLGLTEDEAWDLLGELVRTLRQQGALTMPEDVAADDEAFAPRLGPIYVRESGADRKRKVISWLPGQGRNRRSDYLERLLEKLDTADPSLTPEKTLRGVWKLLTELSSGRDAEGWLCSSTERVLGTVWQVDHTALLLAPVSAHTPSYQCDSCRRLHPVSVRGVCPTINCRGTLHPFTPPAPEHDDDHYRQLYRSLTPVTLEAKEHTAQWSSTEAARIQQDFIDGRTNALSCSTTFELGVDVGELQSVFLRNMPPTTANYVQRAGRAGRRTDSAALVVTHAQRRSHDMFRYQEPEQMIAGQVRAPYVPLANERIDRRHAHSVALAAFFRHWHRATGETWHTVGAFFQPGEDGEPAPVTRVAAFLSPVPEEISAALRRILPDSVADGIGVDDGRWVAVLCEHLEQLRTEVAEDVADFERRRREAFDQREDRLAERFGKTVNTIVRRPLLSFLATRNVLPKYGFPVDTVELRTHHSGEKVGRHLELARDLASAIYEYAPGSAIIAGGRKWTSAGVYRLPGRELRRFHYRVCSSCGYYEEDTERLAPACAACGAADSGSPAVYCVPEFGFVAATKVEPAGTTPPQRSWHGSTHVLRLAADPAEHRWPLPGGGEVSCLAGSRGELVALSDGPSGRRFWICEWCGWGGSVAQRRPAEHTHPLRDRSCTGPLSRLALGHKYETDIVDIAFGGRFHVDSASTATRYSLLYALLEGASAALEISRDDIDGALFHRSGGTTSLVLFDTVPGGAGGATRIAEAFDAVLLAAVKRVESCDCGEETSCYSCLRTYRNQNFHDVLVRGRALEALRLLT, encoded by the coding sequence GTGACCACCACCCTGGACCCCATCGCCGTCAGCACCCTGATCAGCGACAGCTACCGCCGCTACCTGCGCTCCCTGCTGCCGCTGCGCGATCCCGCCCTCGCCCGCGCCCTCAACGCGCAGATCAGCGCCAGCCCGCTGCTGACCAAGGGGCCGCTGCTGGAGGCCACTCCGCCCTACCGGACCGGCGCCACCCCGCGCCAACTCGTCGCCGAGGGGGTGCTGTCGGCCGGGTTCACCGCACCCGACGGCCCCGCCATCCACCTGGACCGCCCCCTCTACCTGCACCAGGAACAGGCGATCCGCAAGGCCCGCGCCGGACGCAACCTCGTGGTGGCCACCGGCACCGGATCGGGCAAGACCGAGAGCTTCCTGGTGCCGATCCTCAACGAGCTGGAAGAGCAGCACCGGCGCGGCGAGCTGGGGCCGGGAGTGCGCGCGATCCTGCTCTACCCGATGAACGCGCTCGCCAACGACCAGCTCAAACGGCTGCGGGAACTACTCGGCGCCAGCCCGCACATCACCTTCGGCCGCTACACCGGCGAGACCAAGGAGACCCGGCAGCAGGCACTGGAGGCGTTCCGCGCCCTGCACGGCCAGGAGCCGCCGCCCAACGAACTCATCAGCCGCGAGCAGATGCGGCGCAGGCCGCCGCACCTGCTGCTCACCAACTACGCGATGCTGGAGTACCTGCTGCTGCGCCCCGCCGACCTCGACCTGTTCGAGGGCGAGCACGCCGGACACTGGCGCTTCGTCGCACTCGACGAAGCCCACGTCTACGACGGCGCCAAGGCCGCCGAACTCGCGATGCTGCTGCGCCGCCTGCGCGACCGGGTCGCCCCCGGCCAGCCGTTGCAGTGCATCGCCACCAGCGCCACCGTCGGCGACAACCCCGAAGCGGTCATGACGTTCGCCTCCCGCCTGTTCTTCGGCGCGCCGTTCGAGTGGGACGCCACCGACCCCGACCGCCAGGACCTGGTCAGCGCCACCCGCCGCACCGACCCCCCGGGCGAGCCGTGGGGGCCGCTGCCGGCTGCCGAATACACCGCGGTCGGCCGCTCAGCCGACCCCGAGGCCGCACTGGCCGCCGCCGCCCGCCGCCACGGGGCCTCCGATGACAGCGCCTACCACGCCCTGGCCGCGGAGAAGCGCATGCGGAAGCTGCGCGCCCTGCTCGCCGAGGGCGGACCGCAGCCGCTGGAGTCGCTGGCCGCCAGGCTCTTCGCCGACGACCCCGACGCCACCGGCCGCGACCGGGTCACCGCGCTGGCCGCCATGGTCGCCCTGGGCAGCAGCGTCCGCGACGACGGCGATCCCCTGCTGTCGGCGCGCTACCACCTGTTCACCCGCGCCACCGACGGCGCGTTCGCCTGCCTGTCCGGGCCGCACGTCTTCCTCTCCCGACACGAGCACTGCCCCGACTGCCAGGCTCCCGCGTTCGAAATCGCCGCCTGCAAACGCTGCGGCGACACCTACCTGGTGGGCGGACGCGAACCGGTGGGCACCACCACGCGGCTGCGCCCCCAGCGCACCCCGAGAGAACAGGCCATCTGGGTGCACCTGGGCAGCGACCCGGTCGTCGTCGACGATGACGACGACACCCTCGAAGAGGAAAGCGCCGCCACCACGTTCGAGGAGCACCGGTTGTGCGCGGGCTGCGGCGCACTGAACTCGGGAAAGACGGTCACCTGCACTGACACGTGTGTCGGCCGGTCACTGCGCACGGTCCGCATCCTCAGCACCCGCCACGGCCGCCCCAGCGGCTGCCTGTCCTGCGGCGCCCGCGGCGCCGACATGGTCCGCCGCCTGGAGAGCGGCAACGAGGCCGCCGCCGCCGTGGTGGCCACCGCCCTGTACCAGGCGCTGCCCGAAGACCCCGACCCCGCCGTGGCCGACCGGCCCGGCGGCGGCCGCAAACTCCTCATGTTCAGCGACAGCCGCCAGGCCGCCGCGTTCTTCGCCCCCTACCTGGAGGGCAGCTACGGGCTGCTGCAGCAGCGGCGGCTCCTCCTCGACGGGCTGGAACGCGGCTTCGACCCGGACGACGAGTTCCGGGTCGACGACCTGGTCGAACACACCGCGCGACAGGCCGCCCGCGCCGGATACTTCGAGCGGCGCGTCTCCAAACAGGAGCGCCGCCGCACCGTGGAGCCGTGGGTGATGCGGGAACTGGTGGCCACCGACGACCGGCAGTCGCTGGAGGGGCGCGGACTGCTCCGCGTCCACATGGAACGCCCCGAAGGCGTGCGGCTGCCCCCGGCGCTGACCGGCCTGCTGGGCCTGACCGAGGACGAGGCGTGGGACCTGCTCGGCGAACTGGTGCGCACCCTGCGCCAGCAGGGCGCGCTGACCATGCCCGAGGACGTCGCCGCCGACGACGAGGCGTTCGCGCCCCGGCTCGGCCCCATCTACGTGCGCGAAAGCGGCGCCGATCGCAAACGCAAGGTGATCTCCTGGCTTCCGGGCCAGGGCCGCAACCGCCGCTCCGACTACCTGGAGCGACTGCTGGAGAAACTCGACACCGCCGACCCCTCCCTCACCCCCGAAAAGACCCTGCGCGGCGTGTGGAAACTGCTGACCGAGCTGAGCAGCGGACGCGACGCCGAGGGCTGGCTGTGTTCGAGCACCGAGCGCGTCCTCGGCACGGTCTGGCAGGTCGACCACACCGCCCTGCTGCTGGCCCCGGTCAGCGCGCACACCCCGTCCTACCAGTGCGACAGCTGCCGACGCCTGCACCCGGTGTCGGTGCGCGGAGTGTGCCCCACCATCAACTGCCGCGGCACCCTGCACCCGTTCACGCCGCCCGCCCCCGAACACGACGACGACCACTACCGGCAGTTGTACCGCTCCCTCACCCCGGTGACGCTGGAGGCCAAGGAGCACACCGCGCAGTGGTCGAGCACCGAGGCCGCCCGCATCCAACAGGACTTCATCGACGGCCGGACCAACGCCCTGTCGTGCTCCACCACCTTCGAACTCGGCGTGGACGTGGGCGAACTGCAGTCGGTGTTCCTGCGCAACATGCCGCCCACCACCGCCAACTACGTGCAGCGGGCCGGACGCGCCGGACGGCGCACCGACTCCGCCGCGCTGGTGGTCACCCACGCCCAGCGCCGCTCCCACGACATGTTCCGCTACCAGGAGCCCGAGCAGATGATCGCCGGGCAGGTGCGCGCCCCCTACGTGCCGCTGGCCAACGAGCGCATCGACCGCCGCCACGCCCACTCGGTGGCGCTGGCCGCGTTCTTCCGGCACTGGCACCGCGCCACCGGGGAGACCTGGCACACCGTGGGCGCGTTCTTCCAGCCCGGCGAGGACGGCGAGCCCGCGCCGGTCACCCGGGTCGCCGCCTTCCTCTCCCCGGTGCCCGAGGAGATCAGCGCGGCGCTGCGGCGCATCCTGCCCGACTCGGTGGCCGACGGGATCGGGGTGGACGACGGCCGGTGGGTCGCGGTGCTGTGCGAGCACCTGGAGCAGTTGCGCACCGAGGTCGCCGAGGACGTGGCCGACTTCGAACGCCGCCGCCGGGAGGCGTTCGACCAGCGCGAGGACCGCCTGGCCGAACGGTTCGGCAAGACCGTCAACACCATCGTCCGCCGTCCGCTGCTCAGCTTCCTGGCCACCCGCAACGTGCTGCCCAAGTACGGCTTCCCGGTGGACACCGTGGAACTGCGCACCCACCACTCCGGGGAGAAGGTGGGCCGCCACCTGGAACTGGCCCGCGACCTCGCCTCGGCCATCTACGAGTACGCGCCCGGCAGCGCGATCATCGCGGGCGGCAGGAAGTGGACCTCGGCCGGGGTGTACCGGCTGCCCGGCCGGGAACTGCGGCGCTTCCACTACCGGGTGTGCTCCTCCTGCGGCTACTACGAGGAGGACACCGAGCGGCTGGCCCCCGCGTGCGCGGCGTGCGGCGCGGCCGACTCCGGCTCCCCCGCCGTGTACTGCGTCCCGGAGTTCGGGTTCGTGGCCGCGACCAAGGTGGAACCGGCCGGAACCACCCCGCCGCAACGCTCCTGGCACGGCTCCACCCACGTGCTGCGCCTGGCCGCCGACCCCGCCGAACACCGGTGGCCGCTGCCGGGCGGCGGCGAGGTGTCCTGCCTGGCCGGAAGCCGCGGCGAACTGGTCGCGCTCTCCGACGGACCGTCGGGACGCAGGTTCTGGATCTGCGAATGGTGCGGGTGGGGCGGCAGCGTGGCCCAGCGCAGACCCGCCGAACACACCCACCCGCTCAGGGACCGCTCCTGCACCGGGCCGCTCAGCCGGTTGGCGCTGGGCCACAAGTACGAGACCGACATCGTCGACATCGCCTTCGGCGGCAGGTTCCACGTCGACAGCGCCTCGACCGCGACCCGCTACTCACTGCTGTACGCGCTGCTGGAAGGAGCATCAGCCGCGCTGGAGATCAGCCGCGACGACATCGACGGCGCCCTGTTCCACCGCTCCGGAGGAACCACGAGCCTGGTGCTGTTCGACACGGTGCCCGGCGGCGCGGGCGGCGCCACCCGCATCGCCGAGGCGTTCGACGCCGTGCTGCTGGCCGCCGTCAAGCGGGTGGAGAGCTGCGACTGCGGCGAGGAGACCTCCTGCTACAGCTGCCTGCGCACCTACCGCAACCAGAACTTCCACGACGTGCTGGTGCGCGGCAGAGCCCTGGAGGCGCTGCGGCTGCTGACCTGA